A stretch of the Streptomyces ortus genome encodes the following:
- a CDS encoding NAD-dependent epimerase/dehydratase family protein, with product MRVGITGGAGFIAGHIIEDLVARGHSAIVFDHLGRVDREIIANADPEGRDHITRMLGTVTDERAVFELAAHVDGIIHLAAVLGTQETIQCPKPSAETNILGSLNVFEAASHYQLPVVYAGVGNHWMRNHGTGSYTISKTAAEDFARMHNAYRGGRITIVRPVNAYGPRQSVAAPYGTSKVRKIMPAFICRALTGAPIEVYGYGTQVSDCVYVTDVARTFATALEWTAEHGPTKAPVDCGPIKSATVLDVARLVAGTVSVKTGRAPVKIEHLPMRPGEVPNAVVKADTRTLEQIGLSAGDFVDLETGISHTVDWFLANWLPSYQTAA from the coding sequence ATGCGCGTTGGGATAACAGGCGGCGCAGGCTTCATCGCCGGACACATCATCGAAGACCTCGTCGCACGCGGACACTCCGCCATCGTCTTCGACCACCTCGGCCGAGTCGACCGGGAAATCATCGCCAACGCCGACCCGGAAGGCCGCGACCACATCACCCGGATGCTCGGTACCGTCACCGACGAACGCGCAGTCTTCGAACTCGCCGCCCACGTCGACGGCATCATTCACCTCGCCGCCGTCCTCGGCACACAGGAAACAATCCAGTGCCCGAAGCCTTCAGCAGAAACGAACATCCTCGGATCGCTGAACGTTTTCGAAGCCGCCTCCCACTATCAGCTTCCCGTCGTGTACGCCGGAGTGGGAAATCACTGGATGCGAAACCACGGAACCGGCTCCTACACCATTTCGAAGACGGCAGCCGAAGACTTCGCCCGCATGCACAACGCCTACCGAGGCGGCCGGATCACGATCGTCCGGCCCGTCAACGCGTACGGGCCCCGCCAGTCCGTCGCAGCCCCCTACGGCACCTCCAAGGTCCGCAAGATCATGCCCGCGTTCATATGCCGGGCCCTGACCGGAGCGCCGATCGAGGTATACGGCTACGGCACCCAGGTCTCCGACTGCGTGTACGTCACCGACGTCGCCCGGACCTTCGCGACCGCCCTGGAGTGGACCGCCGAACACGGGCCGACGAAGGCCCCCGTGGACTGCGGGCCCATCAAGTCCGCGACCGTCCTGGACGTAGCGCGTCTTGTTGCAGGAACGGTGTCCGTGAAGACCGGACGCGCGCCCGTGAAGATCGAGCACCTGCCGATGCGGCCCGGCGAGGTCCCGAACGCGGTCGTGAAGGCCGACACCCGCACCCTGGAGCAGATCGGCCTGTCCGCCGGAGACTTCGTCGACCTGGAGACCGGGATCTCCCACACCGTCGACTGGTTCCTCGCGAACTGGCTGCCCTCCTACCAGACAGCCGCATGA
- a CDS encoding glycosyltransferase family 4 protein: MKTFFWAADEGGSGFYRCTMPGTGLAWRGHQVGASTVMSAPWQDADTIVGSRVCLPGPSRLWRHLHDEGRRLVLDLDDDYFHIDPSNEAAHRDWTTRLLPGLIDNLKYADTVTVCSETLAQVVRDYHDDVRVIENGLPAQHLGLPRDYTPDMLTVGCAVTTSTLHELPLAARALNRIADYKPGKVEVLLVGPTGPQAREAGVRHPRIGTTGWVDGFSAYAGWAYQFDVWVAPYRDTVFNRAKFPTKALEAGFFGIPLIVSDVGAYRDWITHEENGFLVPSGQEHLFGKYLKQLVDDPALRQSMGIAARARASRNILQALSLRWEDVVGDQSLSHSTGALP, encoded by the coding sequence ATGAAGACGTTCTTCTGGGCCGCCGACGAAGGCGGCTCAGGGTTCTACCGGTGCACCATGCCCGGCACCGGCCTCGCGTGGCGCGGCCACCAGGTCGGTGCCTCCACCGTCATGTCCGCGCCGTGGCAGGACGCCGACACCATCGTGGGCTCCCGGGTCTGCCTGCCCGGCCCGTCCCGCCTGTGGCGGCACCTCCACGACGAAGGCCGCCGCCTGGTCCTGGACCTTGACGACGACTACTTCCACATCGACCCGAGCAACGAGGCCGCCCACCGGGACTGGACGACGCGTTTGCTGCCCGGTCTGATCGACAACCTGAAGTACGCGGACACCGTGACCGTCTGCTCCGAAACTCTCGCCCAGGTCGTACGCGACTACCACGACGACGTCCGCGTCATCGAGAACGGGCTCCCCGCCCAACACCTCGGCCTGCCCCGCGACTACACCCCCGACATGCTCACCGTGGGGTGCGCCGTCACCACCTCCACGCTCCACGAGCTGCCCCTCGCCGCCCGCGCCCTGAACCGGATCGCCGACTACAAGCCCGGCAAGGTCGAAGTCCTCCTCGTCGGCCCTACAGGACCCCAGGCGCGGGAGGCCGGCGTTCGGCACCCGCGGATCGGGACGACCGGCTGGGTCGACGGGTTCAGCGCCTACGCGGGGTGGGCGTACCAGTTCGACGTGTGGGTCGCCCCCTATCGGGACACCGTCTTCAACCGGGCGAAGTTCCCTACGAAAGCGTTGGAGGCCGGGTTCTTCGGGATTCCGCTGATCGTGTCCGACGTCGGCGCCTACCGGGACTGGATCACCCATGAGGAGAACGGGTTCCTCGTCCCGTCCGGGCAGGAGCACCTGTTCGGGAAGTACCTGAAGCAGCTCGTCGACGACCCTGCGCTGCGGCAGTCCATGGGGATCGCCGCCCGCGCCCGCGCATCCCGCAACATCCTCCAGGCGCTGTCGCTGCGGTGGGAGGACGTGGTGGGAGACCAGTCCCTCTCTCACAGCACAGGAGCACTCCCATGA
- a CDS encoding ATP-binding protein, translating to MPSSALSARRLVRIALTNWRLEQSIDDAELIVSELVSNAVRHTSSRVIRVTAAWPMDTRVRIGVIDRSRTIPHLQYTDRDYTRPHGRGLLMIDALTYRWGTDLYNWGKMVWGDLLVEARP from the coding sequence GTGCCGTCGAGCGCACTGTCCGCTCGGCGCCTCGTACGGATCGCTCTCACGAACTGGCGTCTCGAACAGTCCATCGACGACGCCGAGCTGATCGTGTCCGAGCTGGTGTCCAATGCGGTACGCCACACCAGCAGCCGCGTCATCCGGGTAACAGCGGCATGGCCGATGGACACGCGCGTACGGATCGGGGTGATCGACCGGTCCCGCACGATCCCGCACCTCCAGTACACGGACCGTGACTACACCCGGCCGCACGGTCGGGGCCTGCTGATGATCGACGCCCTGACGTACCGGTGGGGCACCGACTTGTACAACTGGGGAAAAATGGTGTGGGGCGACCTTCTGGTCGAGGCCCGGCCATGA
- a CDS encoding XRE family transcriptional regulator yields the protein MDGNTSLTSAMQEAGFTQGELADAVNSRLRALGHDGTVTDRTVRYWLTGRTRWPHPRQRAALEGVFGCPAEDLGFSPPRRSPTTEPESPVRRRNFLTATTGTAAAVMKPLEGRPYSVGTSDVIRLRSGLDTLMALDDTRGGHEGLERAALVGAKEALDKLSKAASQRIRLRLFSIAADYTATAAWSTLDARKLDKTTEYLNQALYLAGMAKDPIVEMRVWNSFAMLAHQSGQHAQAVDAGYAAQATAITRRDPFFASLAHARTAVSHSNLGDRQAAIRSLGYAQEALSKAPDEPRPSWMAFYGPAELTAMTAIVRDRIGDSAQAEAASHKALSTIPDQFRRNRALATTRLALAQLHQRDIDQACATASQTFQLMAGAPIPGRMRSLLGDYYRDLLTLAPDADVAREWGDRFRSEWSRP from the coding sequence GTGGACGGGAACACCAGCCTCACGAGCGCCATGCAGGAAGCAGGCTTCACGCAAGGCGAGTTGGCCGACGCCGTGAACTCCCGCCTGCGCGCCCTGGGGCATGACGGCACCGTCACCGACCGCACCGTCCGGTACTGGCTCACAGGTCGAACCCGGTGGCCGCACCCTCGGCAACGGGCAGCCTTAGAAGGAGTATTCGGTTGCCCCGCCGAAGATCTAGGCTTCTCACCCCCTCGGAGAAGCCCGACCACCGAACCGGAGTCACCCGTGAGGCGCAGGAATTTCCTCACCGCCACCACCGGCACGGCTGCCGCCGTCATGAAACCCCTCGAAGGTCGCCCCTACTCCGTCGGCACGTCCGATGTGATCCGGCTGCGCTCCGGCCTCGACACGCTGATGGCCCTGGACGACACCCGAGGCGGCCACGAAGGCTTGGAACGTGCCGCCCTCGTCGGAGCGAAAGAAGCCCTCGACAAGTTGTCCAAGGCAGCCTCGCAGCGGATCCGGCTCCGCCTGTTCTCCATCGCCGCCGACTACACCGCCACCGCCGCCTGGTCCACCCTCGACGCCCGGAAACTCGACAAGACAACCGAGTACCTCAACCAGGCCCTCTACCTGGCCGGGATGGCGAAAGACCCGATCGTCGAGATGAGGGTGTGGAACTCGTTCGCGATGCTCGCCCACCAGAGCGGACAACACGCCCAAGCCGTCGACGCCGGATACGCGGCACAAGCCACCGCGATCACCCGACGGGATCCGTTCTTCGCTTCCCTCGCCCACGCACGCACCGCCGTCAGCCACTCCAACCTCGGTGACCGGCAAGCCGCCATCCGCTCCCTCGGCTACGCCCAAGAAGCCCTCAGCAAGGCACCAGACGAACCTCGCCCCTCATGGATGGCGTTCTACGGGCCGGCCGAACTCACCGCGATGACCGCGATCGTCCGGGACCGGATCGGAGACTCCGCGCAGGCTGAAGCCGCCTCCCACAAGGCGCTCTCCACCATCCCGGACCAGTTCCGCCGTAACCGGGCTCTCGCCACCACCCGTCTCGCTCTCGCACAGCTGCACCAGCGGGACATTGACCAAGCCTGCGCGACTGCCTCACAAACGTTTCAGTTGATGGCGGGCGCTCCCATTCCCGGACGGATGCGGTCTCTCCTCGGTGACTACTACCGCGACCTGCTCACACTTGCGCCTGACGCGGACGTCGCACGAGAGTGGGGAGACCGTTTCCGATCCGAATGGAGCCGTCCCTGA
- a CDS encoding GNAT family N-acetyltransferase: MAEVDVRRFTHRDLPNIRQALIDVHADAYADAMDDEFNQRFPWFVDHWGGNPGFACVIAFDGDEPVGFAYGAPAVPSREWWREHLDPAPEKAHTFSYSELAVRTKWQKAGLAEQLSRALLDGRDESLAVLLVDTEHPRVQAMYEAWGFCKVGERQPFPDSPVYAVMLTELPLT; encoded by the coding sequence ATGGCCGAGGTGGACGTCCGACGCTTCACGCACAGAGACCTTCCGAACATCCGGCAGGCGTTGATCGATGTGCATGCGGACGCCTACGCCGACGCGATGGACGACGAGTTCAACCAACGTTTCCCTTGGTTCGTCGATCACTGGGGCGGTAACCCCGGCTTCGCCTGTGTCATCGCCTTCGATGGGGACGAGCCGGTCGGCTTCGCCTACGGGGCGCCTGCCGTTCCGTCGCGGGAGTGGTGGCGTGAACACCTTGATCCCGCACCGGAGAAGGCTCACACGTTCTCCTACTCGGAGCTGGCGGTCCGTACGAAGTGGCAGAAGGCTGGCCTTGCTGAGCAACTGTCCCGCGCCCTGTTGGACGGCCGGGACGAAAGCCTTGCCGTCCTGTTGGTGGATACGGAGCATCCGCGGGTGCAGGCCATGTATGAGGCGTGGGGGTTCTGCAAGGTGGGGGAGCGGCAGCCGTTCCCCGACTCCCCGGTGTACGCCGTCATGCTTACCGAACTCCCCCTGACGTAG